CACCTATATAGAGCCTAGCCTATAACTAATGGGGAATAAGCTCCCCTTGGGCCCCAAAATTTTGATTATGAttcatttgaaattcaaataacaaagatgcaaataGAGACAAGTCCCCTATTTGGGTAAATCGTTTAAAGAATTAAAAGTCAGAGCATGTTTGTTTGCAAGGTTTTAACTTAGTAGCGTGGATAATGGCTTTACCAGTGCTCCACCTTGTACCATGTCAGTGTCAACTTGGAAGCTCTAGCCCACTAAGAAATCAACCAATATAGCTTTTGAGCTCTTTTAGGCTTCACTCCCATCACTAACTCCTTGTAATTGCTTCATTTTCCCCTCTTGTGTTTCTCTAATATTACTTCTAAAAAAAATTTGGTGTTGTGCCCTTTTAAGTGTCGTGCATCCTCTTTGATTTTCCTACTATATTTCTTCTTTTGATAGTGCACTCTCTCTTTTGGATAAATATTACTCTCTAAACCTAATCTATGTCTCGTTGGGATTTGGTATTGATGTCTTAACTTCAAGATAGTCTTTAAACACGGGACAAAACTTAGGTTAGGATATAGGGTCAAGAAACAAAGGAAAATTGTGGTTCAAAATCTCTTTCCTATTACAACATTTTTCCCTAATTATGTGGGGATTTTACCAAACTTGTTAATGATGAACAAGTAATGTACGTATCTTTTTAGGATTAGATCATTATATATTTCAGGATTAGATCATTATCTCAAAGCATGTAAAAATATGCTTCCCAACacagttttttaaaaattttaaataaaaataactttaaattcacaacaaaaaaatttaacatCTCAAATTTAACAAAAGGAAGTAaatattcaatttttaaaatcccaaaaatctcTCCAAAGtttaaccagaaaaaaaaaaaaatcaaagactCTTCCAAtaattagtgaaaaaaaaaaaaaagtggaagaGGCAAGCAAAAAGTTTAAAATCTCATAGCTGTTAATTTCATTAAAGTTTTAAATCATCAAAGAAGGCCAGCATTTGCAAAAGAAAATCCATGAGCTTCTTTTGTCCTTAAGCTGGAATAAATATTTAAACTTCACAATCGATCACCACCAAAGAGAAGTCAAAACAACTTACAAAGAAAATCCCAATAATGCAATCCGGcgaataataaaataaaattaaaatgaaaaataaacacGCCTCTTCAATTCTAACCTACCCCACAACAGCAAACCCCGGTGAGCGAAACCGGAAATCTACAAAAAGCCCCGGGCGTGGACTGACCTCCATCAACCGAAGCCGGCGGCAGAACCCTCCCATCGGCAAAGAGGAGGCGCCCGTTCCCCTCAGGCTGCACAGCGACTTCAGGCTCCGCTCCCGCGTCGTAGAATCCCCCGTCGCCGAAAGCCCGCTCCACCTCCAGGAACTGGCCCAGCGACGCCGACCTCCCCGTGTCGTCTCTGCACAGCCTCCACCACCGCCTCCGCCGCCGCTCCTTCACCTTCGACGAGGCCGTCTTCCTGATCTGCTCCTTCGCGTCGCTCGTCCCCACTCCGCCGCCTGCAGCATTGCCTGTTCCGGAGGGGATCGCGAGGGTCTCGCGTTGAGACGGCGGCCTGAAACCCGTCGCCGGGAAGCTGACGCCCATTAGAGTCCCCAAGGTCGTGCTCCTGTCATGGAAGAACGAACCCGTCGACTGCAGAACCGAAAAATGGGGAAGGATGTGAGTCAATTGAAGAAAAATGGTAATGTCAAAAATGCGTGTTAATTGAAGGATTGATTGGTACCTGGGAGTCGAGATCGGAGGAAGAAATGGAGGAGATTGTAGGCGATGAAGGTGGAACCAAATCATTCGCTGGATCTAAAATTTCCATTGCCTCCGGTCCTCTGTCGAGGGTAAACTGCCCTTGTTGTTTAGGGCCTTAGGGCCTAGGGGAGCCTTTAGTAGGTTGAGCATGATATACAATCTCTTTGTAAGCAAGCAGGAAACTTTTTCTTAGTAGTAGTAGTATTTCACTACTCCTAATAGTGCCATTTAACTTAAAACATATGACAaggatgaaaataaaaatatatatggacTTTTTGAAGTCACATACCAACAAGTATAAGGAATACCAAGTCAAATACTCTTTCTTTAGATAGATATTTGTAATAAGATTAAATATATGCATTATTTAAACACTAATGGAGTAACTTATATAGTTATAAAATTAGATTAAAAACAATGGAAGAGGATATAAATATGAAGTTTTTTAtggaaatatttaatttaaaaataaaataaacataattGTAGGGTAGGTGAGCTAATATCTACAGAAAAAAATCCAATCGACGATTTGAAAGTTCGTTTtaacaaaaacaaatttttgaaaaatctgttttagtTCAAGTATCACCTCAATAAGCCAGTTGTCAGGGAAGAGAGGAAAGTTCGTTctctatttaaaaaataaaatatatatttaaaattacatTGAAATAGGTCAGTTGTCATGAGGAGAGAACCACTTTTGGAAAATTGGTtccctattttaaaaaaaattaaaaaatgtatGTAAAGTTGCAGCGGAATCAGCAGAGGTCATTTGTTAGGAGGAGAGactgacttttggaaagttgattctctattaaaaaatataaaaaaaaatgcatttgaAATTGCATTAGAATCTCAAGAGGTCAAAGGAGAGAgaaccaacaacaacaacaacaataacaaaaccaagttttactcccactaagtggggtcggctatatgaatcattttccaccaatttatgcgattatggaccaattattttgatagattcaaggatattaaatacttgttcactatctcctcctaagttattttaggtctacccttaccccttctactaccccccacagtaacaaagtcactcttcctcacaggtgcactataaggcctacgttgcaagtgtccataccatcagagtcgtcccttccttatcttatcttctataggagctacacctaacttaccacgaatatgttcattcctaaatttatctttcaatgttatatcactcatccatctaagcatcctcatctaggcaacttttactttttggatattatatttcttcgtcgcccaatccgattcatatagcatagctggttttatagctgtcctatagaactttcctttcaattttaagggtattctacgatcacatagcacacttgaagcacttctccattttacccaaacttctttaactctatgcattacatcatcttcaatttctcctttagcttgtcTAATACATAAAAGGTATTGAAATCTgcaagtactatttatttcttcatcatcaagtttaactttgtctccaatattcctcctatcattattaaaattacatttcatatattctgttttatttctacttatcttaaagtctctagattccaaagcttctctctataattctaacttagcctctactccatccctaatttcgttaattaatacaatatcatctacaaacaacatacaccatgaaacctccttttgaatactcttagtcaattgatccatcactaaagcaaaaagataaggactcaaagcagatccttgatgtacacctatggtaattggaaattctctagtttctccatgtATAGTCCTTACAcgagtcattactccatcgtacatatccttaatgacatcagtatacctacaacatacacccttttttttttttttttttctgaaacctaccatagaacttccctaggtatcctatcaca
The Malania oleifera isolate guangnan ecotype guangnan chromosome 13, ASM2987363v1, whole genome shotgun sequence DNA segment above includes these coding regions:
- the LOC131146779 gene encoding uncharacterized protein At3g17950; protein product: MEILDPANDLVPPSSPTISSISSSDLDSQSTGSFFHDRSTTLGTLMGVSFPATGFRPPSQRETLAIPSGTGNAAGGGVGTSDAKEQIRKTASSKVKERRRRRWWRLCRDDTGRSASLGQFLEVERAFGDGGFYDAGAEPEVAVQPEGNGRLLFADGRVLPPASVDGGQSTPGAFCRFPVSLTGVCCCGVG